The following is a genomic window from Bombus pyrosoma isolate SC7728 linkage group LG5, ASM1482585v1, whole genome shotgun sequence.
TTGGCGCCGCTTATTATAACATCGTTACGTCCGAACTATTCATTTTGGAAGACACGATGGACGACGTTGAACGTTTCGACGTAACGAATGCTCTGTATAGGCAATGTTTGCCGCGTTACGTGATTACGAACGCTGCAGCACCCGCTGCTTTTACCAAtgctataaaaaagatattgacGACAGAAGCATCGAACGAGGAAACGAATTCGTTCGATTCGCGCGGCACCGTGTGTAACGCCGTGTTGAAAGTAACCTGCAAAAAGGAGCATAACTACGAACGGTGTTCTCACAGGGTGAGATGTCTTCGACTCGACTCGGAGCCGAAGAACGCCAATCACGTGGACAGACTGACCTTTTTGAATACTATACTCAATTTTAAATGTTGCGCGATGATACACGCGTTGGGTTCGCTCTTGCTGTTCATTGACAAACACTGGAACAATATCGCGTTGGATCCGTCCGGAAAACCGTCCTTCGTATCGCTTAATTACCTCAACCTGTAAGTTGAAATCACTTTCCTTCCACTCTCTCATCATCCGCAATGTTTTCCATTCTATTcggttttatatttttgtggaTAAGCCGAGATTTAGTCATAATGGACGAAGACACTTACAAGTCGCTGAATATCGTCCAAGCCAGAGATCATCCGAGTCTTTTTAAATTTGGCAAAACAAGTACAACGATGAAAGGAATCAGTTTATTCTCGTTACTGAATCGTTATTGCCATTCCAGACCGGGAGTTCAATTCCTGTGGTAAATTCTAGTTTATCTACTGTTAGTCGCGTATGTTCGCGGCAGACACCTAGCTGTCCTATTGTTTTTGTTTGTATCTGTAACCGCAGGAAGACGCTACATCATCCGACGCGAAACATCGCCGTATTAGAGCAACGATTAAACGCTGTTGAATTTTTTCTGAATTCGAAGAACCAGAGCGTTGTCGAGAATTTATCGTCTTGCTTAAGGCACGTATATCGTTTAACCAACACCGTGCTTGCCTGTTGTTCCGGACCGCAAGCCAAGCCATCCAATTGGTATAAATTGCACAAGGTTCGATTCTTTGTTCCTATTCCTTTAATTGCTGAATCCAGTTATAAACGATATACGAACGATTCTTACGCTTCGCTCGATCAGTCAAACGGTTTCATTTGCTTTTTCAGACCATTTCGCACGTAATTTGTATCGCCGACATATGCGAAGAATACGCAGAACGAATAGAACTGTTTAGGCAAATAGCCGAAAGTATCACGAGCGAGATGCAATACGTTAAGTACTTTATCGAATACATAGTGGATTTTGGTGAGAGCAGACGCGAAAGCAAGCTCGTGGTTAAACCGAATGTCGACCCTTTGCTGGACGAACGTGCGTGCAAGATTTATCTTGATTGTTGCTACGAATCGTTAATCGTAATCGTAATCAGAGCCTCTTGATTCACAGTGAATCATGTGCGACGTACTTTGCCCGAACTGCTTACGCAAATGGGAGAGAAAGATATGCGAGAGCATCTTCCATCTTCTGTCACCGGTTGTAACATGCTATATTTGCCAAACATTGGCTACGTTTTAGCGATAAACGAGTGGAATCCGACTCCGCCGACGGAAGATGCTACTTACCCTGGTTTGGAATTCAAATTCAGCATTAATCAGGTGCATTATTACAAAAGTTCTTCGGCGAAAGGTCGGTGTCTCGTTGTTTCGCTTTTACGAACCAAGCTTTTACACTTGTTTATTCTCATTCGGCTGGTTTACTCTAGAACTAGACGAGACCGTGGGTGACATCATATTGAAAATAGCTGTTCGGCAGAATCATATCGTACAAAAGTTAATACGATACATAAAGAAACACACAGGAACAATTTTACGCACGATTCAACTGTGCGCCGAATTGGACATGTAAGTACCCGTAACCGTAACCAAAGGTCGTACAAACAATTCGATGGTTAACACGCACTGCTCGACCGTTATAGTTTATTGGTGTTTTGCAAAGTGGCGCGCGATTATAACTATGTCAGACCAAACGTGACCGAGTCAAAGATCATAAATGTGGTCGAAGGACGCCATCCGCTGATGGAATGCGCGACAACGTTCGTGCCAAATGACATACGTTCGGGGGACGGTGCAAGTTTAATCAAAGTTTTAACAGGGCCAAATTCTTGCGGCAAAAGCGTATACCTAAAACAGATTGGACTCGTAGTATTCATGGCTCATATAGGTTGTTACGTTCCTGCAAGAACCGCGACGATAGGAACGATATCTCGTGTTCTGACTCAAATGTCGAACACAGAAAGCATCGGACTGAACGCGAGTTCGTTTCTACAGAATCTTCGGCAGGTAGGCAAGCGGTGTACGTTTCCCTGAACCGAATCGAAAAAACGAGTTTGCATTTCAGATAAACGTGGCCCTACGCGCATCTACGTCAGATTCGATCGTAATATCGGACGAATTGGACAGAGGAACGTCCGAAATTAGCGGATTGTCGCTGGTTGCAGCCGTACTGAACACGTTCGCCGAAAGAGGTTCGAACTGTCCTCACGTGTTTGCCGCGACGCATGCGTATAACGTACTTGCGTTACTGCCTCAAACTCCTTTAATCGAGACTCAGGTGAGAGAAAACATCTTTGTCGATAGTTTGTACTTGTGTACAAAGTACGACATCGTTTCTCTTCcgcttcctcttctctctctttctatcttttcctttctttgaaatatagaCGTTCGAATGTGTGATCGATCAAGATGAATCACTGGCTTTTCTCTACCGTCTGATCAACGGCAGCACAAAGCGCAGTTTCGCGCATTACGTAGCGAGAATCGCGGAACTAGAAGAAGACGTTGTTAAGCGAGGATTGTTGGTAATTAAGCATGATTAACTTAACGATTGTTTGGTAGGATACGAATCATTTAGTACTATACTTATAATTCGATCAATCGCAGGTATTCCAGAAGATAAAACAACGCGATTTACCATCGAGTATTCATTGTCGTATCGATAGGTAAAATAGTTCCTACGCGCAGCatcgtaaaatatgtaattatcgAGAGTGTTTGATTTTAGAATGAAACGTATCGCCGATCGATTCAAAGGAGACGACGATTTAGATTTGGAGGAACTAAAAACACTAGTGCGGCAAGCTGTGTTTCCGAAATAATCGCAGGCACCTCGATTCGAATAAAACAGTCGTCTGCTACGAACGTTACAgcgacaaataaataaaacatctttgtattttatacgtaaacgaatgaaaataaaacgagttGAAATTCGagataaaattaagatatcTGGTCTTCCGCAACAGCAGGCCACCGATATTTATCGctacgtttcaatttcacgtCCGGAGTCTGGTTTTTATCTTCAACCTGAtcgtgtttaaatattttcaagtggTTACGATCAGGCGAAGAAAATGGCCGACGGAGCGATGTTTGAAATTGCCAATAGATGGGGGGAGAATGCAGCTGCTCGGAAAGAAGTATGTGCACAGTAACAGATGTCGCGGCAGTAATGGTCGACCGAGAGTTGGCGCTCGCAGTCTTTCCGTTGTCAATAACGGACACTGGCAGTATCCCGGCACAAAATCCCGGAAACATCTCGTTCGTGAAATTCAACGAATCTTCGAATGTAATTTCGAGTCGTTGCGTTTTCGTTTTGGCGTAGTTAAAAATTCGTGGAAAGAGAGCGTGCTGTCGCGCGGGTTACACGAGCTACCGTTTAAACGAGAATTCGCAAAACGGGCGTGCCTTGGACACAATCGGCGACGTCCCTGACGTGAAAATACACAACGGCAAGAGGTGGTGGACAACGACAGCGAGACTGCGACTGCGGTTAAGATTGCGacaaagagaagaacgaaCAGCGGCGAGGATAAAGCACGGGGACACCGTGTACCAGCAAAATAGGGCAGAAAAACGATAACGGCAGCGGTAGCAGCAACGGTGACGGAAAGGGAAAAGTACGAGTTACGACGGTGGAGAGGAACGCAGCACAGCCGCGTGATTTTGAACGCGAACGCTGGCGTAACTGTCAACGGTCGGATTTCGAAGTCTCGTAAACTACACGGTTTCCGTAAGGCTTCTGTTGCTCGAGAATCGCTGCGTTTTTCTCGCGTCAACATCATCGACGTCGCGTCGtaccgtcgtcgtcgtcttcgtcttcttcaTCGTTGTCGTGTTCGATCCGGTGAAAAACCGGCCGTCTTACGATTATAGCCACGGCGTGAGAACACGACTAAATGACCATGGACCACGGCATGTACAACATTGAGACCGGCAACAGTATAAATATCAAGAGGACAGACGGTGAGTAACGTATCTTGCCAAAGTATTTTTAGACATTTTCAGACAGCCGATCGCGTGCGCGATGCCTCGCACTTTCGTTATCTACTGCCAACGAAAATCGAACACCTCTTGACCCGTTTGCTTCcccttttttgttttctctcctttccccGTATACAACGAATATGCGAGCCACTTCTATCGTCGTTATCGTCGTTATCGTCGTTCTCGTCGTTCTCGTCgttctcgtcgtcgtcgtcgtcatcgggTAACCGTTTTCGCCGCTCCGCGCCGCGCACACGTTTTTACCGTAAAACACCGATTCGTCATGATTCGCACGTTGGTACAGCGATCAACTATTCCCACGGAGACGAAAGTCGTTGATAGTACGTTGATACAAGTGAATCTAGCGAACGAACCGGACAACTTACCCTTACTCGTGCAGCCGCTGCACGCCGCATGTCGCGCATCGTATATTACGTCGCATCCTCCTGTTGGCCAActacatatatcgatatacatacGTCGCCTACTCGCGTAGATGGGCATTGGGCATCGCGATGCACATACACGATAGCTACCGAGAAACGTGCAAATAGTCGCGATACGCAAGTCTATATAAGTGCAAGTTCTTGCCCTTGCGTTCCAACTGCTGACCTTTTCTCGctatatttgttttcttttctccttttttaaaCTTTGTTCGAATACGAGGTTAGTCACGTCGCGCCGCGCCGGTGTGAACCAATGCGACAGACCACGCGGTCGTATCTTTCGTTCGGTCGCCGATCCTCTAGTTCCTTCCCATGCGACAACGATCGCGTCTCGATACCAGCGATTCCGCTGCTGGCAGATGAACGGATATCCTTTCACCGCGAACGCGGTGGGCTCCTCTTGTCCGATGTAACTCGTAATGCAACGAGACCAGAACAAGAGATGCCGTCGTCTCTTTCGAATCGTTAATCGCATCCCTTCTTACGCACTCTGAATGCTTTGCAACTCTACAGATGTTGCTAGAAATATGTTCATCACGATGCATCGGTTCTTCCTGAATCCTTCCGCGACATGGTCCTTCCTCGATCGAATGCAATCGACGTTTTCGAGGTCGCGAGAAGGTTTGCGCCAAACCAACAACGCGCTATTTTATTTACTCGCGCTCTCTCGGTGAATGAGTCAGATCGTTCGCCAAGAAAGGAGAGTCGGTTGGCCGCATCGCAGCGGCCAGAAACGATCGTTGTCGTTGGTCGTTACGTTCGATCGAGGAATACGCGATCGAGAACGACGATCGACGTCGCAGTAGTGTCCGCCGAGAACGGTTAGCGATAGTTGGAAAAGCGCCCGTACACTTGCAGGAAGAAAGCGGATCGGTGACCCAATCTCGACCAcggtaataatatttatagctTGCACCCGTCCATATAAATAGGAATACGCGTACGACTATACGCGCGACAAGAATCTTCGATCTTCGATTCGTTGCGATTCTCGCGCGGTTCGCCAATTTCCCAAACGCAAATTCGATTATCTTCAATCGTGATCCAACATTACGACTCGTTACGAGTCGTTAAGAGCATTACACGCTGTCTGCAGGTATTTAACAGATACCGTGTAGGATGTATTCGCGATCGAAACGCAGCTCGACGCAGCATGGCGATGCAACAAGTGGCCAGGTCCCCCGTCGTCgcgtatattatatgtacgtTAGCGACGACGCATTTTCGAGGCAACATAATGGCACATAGTCGTCGCTATTTAGTCTTACCATAATTTATGATTGGGTCGAGGGCTCAATAAGAACCGACCTCGGCAGACGACTTCAAGTTGCCGAACAATACGGTGCTGATGATACGCGTTTAGAGGATGCATGagagtattattattattgctgtTATGCAATTTAGGAGATCGTTTTATTGCCAGAATTATCAAAGAATAGAGACATTGTTCAAACTTCAAAGAATCTGGTCGCAAAGTGGGAAAGACAGCGACACCTTTTGATATTAAACGGACTGTGAGGAACGGCGCGTTACTTTCTTACCCCAGAATCATTGGCATGGAGCGATATAACGACTTTGCCTTTCGCGTGATTTGTCTTTAACGCGTATATACCTCGCAACTACTCGTGAGTTGACGAGTCAACGAATGACTCGCGTTCGCCGCCGAAATAGGCCGTTTGGTCGCGGTGCAGACCTTGCCCGAAATTCgaaatcgaaatgaaaagcGAATAGAACGACGACGCGTGGTCGATTCGCTGCGAATCGCGCACACGTGGGCGCTGCATCCTTATAAGGACGCCTGTCGCGAGATTCTTACGCCTCGCCGAACCTTACCTTTTATCCGCTCTTACGTCATCTATGAACACGTTACCTCGCTGGATATCTCCGCGAGTCTGGAGATCGACGCGTCCTCGATCGAATAACCATgcgaaacgagaagaaacgatTTCCCTCGCCTTAATCGATTTAAAACTTTGCGAGTTTAAAGCTCGTGATCACGCGTACACGAGCATCGTCCCGAAACAGGGGAAAACCgcattcttcgtttcttacTCTCCGTTTTACGCTGCAGTAAATCGGAGTAAAGATCGAATCCAATTCGATCGACTCGCGCGTCCTTCGTACAAATCCCTTGTTACGATCCCCTTTAGCGGAAAGTTCCTCGAATTGTCGACAAACTACGCTGAATTCGTATTTGTTTCAGGTCGTGTCCACTCAGCAGTCGTTTCCGGCATTAATTGGGAACAGCGCACCGTCACCGTAGAATGGTTCGAAAGAGGAGAGACCAAAGGGAAAGAGGTACTTCACGCGAGAACGACCGAGACATAAAGTACGCGCGAGGTTGCTAACGTTTTCGTTTCCTGTTTCGCTTTTAGGTCGAGATGGACGCGATCGTCGCCTTAAATCCCGACCTGACGAATCAAAAGACCATGGAACCACCTTCGCAGATCAACAATCACGTGTTGATTTCCAAAGCAAGGGTACGTATCGCGCGATCCTTTGATCTATCAAgcgctctttctctttcaaacAGCGCGCGACAACCACGGAAGACGAACCAAcaattagaagaaaagaaacgacgaaatcGCGTTTCCATCGTCCACACGATGGAATTACGTCGCGCGTGATCaagcaatttcaatttccgtGTACGTAGTGTTTTTAGGCAACCTTTCATCCGCGTTCGTTGTTTCGGCGAGAGACACGTGTCGTAGCTTTGGCGCGGCTCGCGTCGAATCGCTACCGATCGAGCGTGCGACCACGTTCAACGTCGCAACTCTCGCGTCGTTCCTGCTACTAACACGATTACATCTTTTTTTCCTCCATGGACGCTGCTCATTATCACGGATTTGGGTCTGCGATGGATCATCACCGATATCGGGTCTCTCCCGTCCGAAACCGATCGCATCCCCCAATACGACCTCGCATCGTCGTGTCATCGTCCCGCGTTCCCGCAATCTCTACCGGCACCACTTCTTCTCGACGATTCACGCTCGTCGATCCTCCTCCGCCCCCTCCTAATATCGTCGCGGTCGTAGTTTATCTTCGAATCGTATCTGGTTCGAATTACGTGTCCGATTCAAATCGCGCGCGCCATCAAATTCGAACGAAAAGCAGGATTCTTCGGGCGAAGAGGACGAGGGGGTGGATGAGTCGGAGAACCAAGAGGAGGGCTCCCTTGGACGGCACGGCGGTCATACCGCAAGAAACGGCCTTGCATCCGCAACGCTTCCTGTACGAGTCGTTACTGCTCTTTCGGTAAACGCGCGAAACCCACGCTCCTTTCCTCCCACCCTGACACTCCTTTGTATTTCGTTTATCCTTAAAACACACGCACTCACACGTAAACGCTCGGCTTTACTTCGTTTTatcctccttctctctttgcCGTAAAGCTAGATTTACATCGGTCCAGTAGCATTGCAGTCCACTGATCCAGTCCAGCACTGGATCGTAACTGTGATAAGGCAAACAGCGTTTCGATTCCAATACAACGTCGCTATCCCAGCGAGCAATCCAATCCAACTTCTGGATCGAAAGTCTATTTTTCGATCCAGCGTTAATTCCCACCAACGCGATATTCTAACGTTCCTGGAGTCGTGTAGGCGACTCGATGACCAGTGCTGGCTGAAGCGTAGTACAGTGCATTCATTGCCACGACGATTTACCAACGATTTTCCAGTGCTTCGTCTGTTTAAAGGAGATTGGAATACCGTAGACATGGACCGATTTTCAGTTAAAGTACTGGAACGCAATCGCATGATCCAGGAACTGGACTGATGTAAACCCAGCTTTAACGTCAGCATTTTTCTCTCCCTCCccatttattttccattccCTTCTCTCTATGCTACTTTGCCACGTTTCGAGGATCGATCGCACTCGATACATTGCGCCACCTCTGTCGCCAACAACCACGCGCCTGATACCGGTTTCCTCACCTTATTTtgcgtttccttctttttaagCTCGTTTCTCGTCGGAACATTGCGATTCGTTCTAAAACgacgttgtcgtcgtcgtcccaCGCACGCTTCCTATCATTTCCTCGCTTCTCGCGTACTCGCATTACCGTgcttttcgttcgatcgaacgtcGGACGTCGAACAACGAGTTTGACGTCAATCAAATTGCGATGTCTCATCTCGCTTTCTTTTCTACCACGTTcgttcgatttacatttcctTTGCTTTTTACCGCGAAACATCGATTCTGTTCCGAGTACGCCGTTGTACGTATGCACGTACGTACggaattacgttttatcgattTCGATTCGTACATTTTGCACTCGCTTTTCGGTCAACGTTTTTTAGACGACGTATCGTACCCACGTATCGACCAACGTTTTATTTAACTCACCATCTCCTTTCAttgtattcatttatttatttacttatcttTCTTATCATTGGTTATTTTCGAACACCATCGAATTACAgaatattaaactttatataatacttGAATAACTCGTGTTAAAATTTCCTTTGACGACGTTACGTTatgttttctgtttcttttttcagcaTTCAACCAAGCCGTCGATTCCAGTAAAAGGTATGTCGTACGCGAGCAAACGTTACGTACGTATAATGGTTTGCGCAAATAAGAAAAGTCGCGTTATCGTTTCTTAATCTGACGAATCGATCGAGTTGATGTCGCGCGAACGCAAATGTCATTTAATTTTCACGATTGGTCAACGGCGATCGATGAAACGTTCTCACGCGCGTATCGTCGTGTTGCGATCGTTTCGCGCCGCGTTTACTATGTCGTGGTCACTAACTCTGGACGGATCGATTTGCCAAGCGATGGCGAATGAAATACGCGTGGTGTAACAGCGATGTCAGCGTCATGTAAAAGAAGCACCACCAGTGGCAACGAGCGGCGGTGCGCGAGTGTTCACGCTCCAAACTATCGATGCTCTTGCGCCGTATGCAAAGGCACGCAAGGGCAAGGACCTCGACGGACGATGCGCTACGTATTAAACGAACAGAGTATATAATCGGGTCGTGCGATTCGAGCCTACGTTTCTTCCATTCTTGTACACTCTCGTCtactttctcttcctctcgctctctctctctctctccctcgtTCTCACTCATTCACAGACACACACAcgtctttccttccttcctcgtttcttccttcctttctctccgTCTATTCTTTCTGTCGATTCTACGAATTCACCTCGTTCGCCGCGGTCATCGCCATGAGGTTCGATCCGTTGGGCTACTGTTtcggaagaaaaaataagatcAACGGCACTGAGGATGGGAAGACCGAGGAATTGGTTGAAGCCATCTCGGAGCAGGTCTCGGCACACGGTAACACACACATGCGCGATTCTCTCGATACACGCGATCGCGTCcgaattttgtttattttcccGCAAGAGTCGGTCCACCGAGTAGGCTGCGCGAACacgttcgttcgattcgaCCCCGAAACTTGAACACATCACGCGACTGATGTATACTTTGCAGCGGGTTCCAACAGACAATTGTCGCGACAAACGGGTCGGCCAACCAATATAATGCCACCCGGTGTTACCGTGAATGGACACGGTGATTCCGTGGCTGGATTAACGAGCCGCCGGGAATTGGAGAACATCCCACCGACACCTACGTCAACGGCCGCTTCCTTCAATGCCTCCATGGCAGCGCAGGCCAAACAAAAGCAACAACAGCTACAGTctcagcagcagcagcagcaacaacaggTACAAGCGGATAACGGGCGAGTTAGACGGTCGAATGTGGTGAAAGAGGTGGAGAGGCTGAAGAAGAACCGCGAGGAAAGAAGACAGAGACAAGCGGAGTTgaaggaggagaaggaagCTCTGATGAACTTGGATCCTGGTAATCCGAATTGGGAATTTCTTGCTATGATAAGGTCAGTCccgattctttcttttctcgcgtGATACCATTCAAGACGTTGACGTCTTTCCGTCGACAGGGAATACCAGAACAGCATCGAATTCAGGCCCCTTCGAGAAACGGATAGCGTGGAAGACCATCAAATTACAGTGTGTGTCAGAAAGCGTCCGTTGAACAAGAAGGAGATCGCGCGCAAAGAGGTAGATGTGATCAGCGTGCCTAGCAAAGATCAGATGGTGGTACACGAGCCGAAAGCCAAAGTCGATCTAACCAAATACTTGGAGAACCAAATCTTTCGATTCGATTACGCGTTCGATGAAACTTGCAACAACGAGATCGTCTACAAGTACACTGCTAAACCTCTGGTGCAAACCATTTTCGAAGGTGGGATGGCCACGTGTTTCGCTTACGGTCAAACGGGAAGCGGTAAAACGCATACCATGGGAGGCGATTTTAACGGAAAGACGCAGGATTGCAAAAGAGGCATATACGCGATGGTAGCCAAGGATGTGTTTAAATGCCTCAAGCTCGTTAAGTATCGTCCGTTGAATCTGGTCATTTCCGCGAGCTTTTTCGAAATCTATTCTGGCAAGGTGTTCGATCTATTGAAGGATAAAGAGAAGCTGCGCGTTCTAGAAGATGGCAAGCAACAGGTACGCTTATATGCGTTTACTTGTTCTCTTTTCCCGTTTAGCTCGTTCCTATCTTTTCCCGTTTCATAGGTGCAAATACTCGGATTAACGGAAAAGGTGGTGGAGACTTGCGACGAAGTGTTGAAGTTGATACAGCACGGAAACAGTGCTAGAACGAGCGGTCAAACCAGTGCAAATTCCAACTCGTCACGATCCCATGCCGTTTTCCAAATCACAGCACGGATACCGGGTACGCTCAAGATTCACGGAAAATTCTCTCTGATCGATCTTGCTGGTAACGAGAGGGGAGCAGACACGTCTTCCGCCAACAGACAAACCCGTGAGTTTCACGTAATTTCCCCTATTTGTGGATGAAGGTCCACCGGTGGAACGTGTGCAAATATCGCGTTGTTCGCAGGCATGGAGGGTGCCGAGATCAACAAGTCACTGTTGGCGTTAAAAGAATGTATCCGCGCGTTGAGTCGCAAAGGAACGCATCTGCCATTCAGAGCTAGCAAATTGACGCAAGTATTAAGGGACAGCTTCATCGGTGAAAAGTCGAAAACTTGCATGGTAAACAGATTTGCGTTTCTCGCGTAGCGGTTCGATTTAAACGAACCGCGCACGTCCTTACCACTCCTCTTCCCTTGTTCGCAGATAGCTATGATCAGTCCGGGAATGAGTTCCTGCGAACATTCGTTGAACACGCTCAGATATGCGGATCGAGTAAAGGAGTTGGCCGCGACTGATCCAACGGAAATGAAAGCTTCCCCGACGGACGACGAACGGGAATTAAAGATCGAGGAACAGTCGAACAACAGTGTATTGTCGGATAGCGATTTGGCACAGCTTCGGTCTCTGAACGTAAgacaaaaaatagaatttccgCGTCAGCTCGGGCTTCCGAGTTTCGAGACGGACCGGTTCTTCCACTTACTCGGTCGACTCTTTTTTTGAACAGGAGGGTGAGATTTCACAAGACCTTTACACGTTCCACGAAGCGGTATCCGCACTGCAAATGTTGGAGGAGGAAGTCCTAGACACGCACAAAATGGTCATGGACCATACGACCAGATTCCTGGATGGCGCGCGTAATGTGTTCAGTACGACTCACGAAGTAGATTATGACCAAGAAGGTAAGACGGCGTTTCCGCGTTTGTTTCAACTGATTCCGAACCCTTGTATTCGAGCGTGTCTTCGCTCTCCCGGTCGCGTCCGCGCACACACACTCGCAAATGCACGCACACACGCATTTACGTACGCATGTACGCACGCGTAatcgtttctattttcagaatttttcaacttcaGTTTGCGCCTCTTGTTCCGACATGCAAatgtttctcttctcttttgcATGCGTAATATCTTTCCTCTCTATACTtccgttcgtttcgtttcttaagCGGATCGACCTTTTATgctttgtttataattttgcgttttctttttcatttttgttttgtttttttttttttttgttttttctttccttttaattcTCGATTTCTTAACGATTTTTCGATGACACGATAACGCATGCCTGTTCGCCTCGTCGCGTCCGTCTGTCCAAAAAGCTATACTACGAGCGTTACCGTACTTTTGTTTTCGGTCTCTCGTTCGTACCCGTTTATCGATCGGACAATGTCTCGGTACCCCGCGACAGAACCTAATACGGTGAAACACGAGGAGCAAAAAGGGTGGGGCACCAAGCGTTATTGTGTATGTGGAATTTTGCGACAGATTCACGCGGTAATGATAAGGCAAAGGCAAGCTGCCCGTTAGAACCGAACTTAGAGGACGAGaggacaacgacgacgacgacgacgacaacgtcAACGACAACGATGATGGTGGCTGTGCCAGTAGACAACGATAACCGCGACTCTACCGGTGGTGACGCGTGGTCCAACCTAAATAAACTCGTCGATACAACGACaaagaattcattaaaatCTCCTTGGAAGGACGAGGTCGAATGTCAAAATGACATCAATTCGTGCGATAGCGACTACGAATCGTTGAACGTTACTCGAACGACGCGCGTCGCGGCGAACACGGCCGGTATCGATTCACGTGTATCGTGCATCGAAAATGTTTCGAAGAAGAACAGTTTGCACGCGTATTCCGTTGCATACAGCGACAACTGGGCTCGGACAGTGAACCGCGCGCAACGATACAAACGGTCTACCGTTGGGAAAAAGAGCGCACAAAAATATCATTGGTCTGGCACTTTCAATCGAGACGGtgtcaaaaaatattcttcgccTCTCGGTGAGAAAACGAGCGATGCCAAGACGTTTCGTTTCGGCAAGATGAACGTCGTGGacaattctaattataattacaactTGGATGCCTTCGACGATGAAAAGACAGCAAAGAAGACGAAACTG
Proteins encoded in this region:
- the LOC122567727 gene encoding mutS protein homolog 5-like yields the protein MDYSDETGRSNDIDSSTSNRRRIINCLSSVGSKTIRKSTPSSALIRSEFESLISDSSDEEENATIDQLEKATRSKTGKDTADPPPANAAIFEDTDEIILSMIWNNNHLGAAYYNIVTSELFILEDTMDDVERFDVTNALYRQCLPRYVITNAAAPAAFTNAIKKILTTEASNEETNSFDSRGTVCNAVLKVTCKKEHNYERCSHRVRCLRLDSEPKNANHVDRLTFLNTILNFKCCAMIHALGSLLLFIDKHWNNIALDPSGKPSFVSLNYLNLRDLVIMDEDTYKSLNIVQARDHPSLFKFGKTSTTMKGISLFSLLNRYCHSRPGVQFLWKTLHHPTRNIAVLEQRLNAVEFFLNSKNQSVVENLSSCLRHVYRLTNTVLACCSGPQAKPSNWYKLHKTISHVICIADICEEYAERIELFRQIAESITSEMQYVKYFIEYIVDFGESRRESKLVVKPNVDPLLDELNHVRRTLPELLTQMGEKDMREHLPSSVTGCNMLYLPNIGYVLAINEWNPTPPTEDATYPGLEFKFSINQVHYYKSSSAKELDETVGDIILKIAVRQNHIVQKLIRYIKKHTGTILRTIQLCAELDILLVFCKVARDYNYVRPNVTESKIINVVEGRHPLMECATTFVPNDIRSGDGASLIKVLTGPNSCGKSVYLKQIGLVVFMAHIGCYVPARTATIGTISRVLTQMSNTESIGLNASSFLQNLRQINVALRASTSDSIVISDELDRGTSEISGLSLVAAVLNTFAERGSNCPHVFAATHAYNVLALLPQTPLIETQTFECVIDQDESLAFLYRLINGSTKRSFAHYVARIAELEEDVVKRGLLVFQKIKQRDLPSSIHCRIDRMKRIADRFKGDDDLDLEELKTLVRQAVFPK